taacaatgttttattattattattattattattattattattatttttattattattggatTGTGGGCCATCCCAGATGCATGTAACATATGTCTTTTTCACCCAAGATTGTGTATTTTGATCAAGTTTAAGTTGAGGGTTAAAGCTGAAGTATGTGATTTATTGTCTGTgcgttttaaaaaatattttttccatcCTGATAGCAATCTGTAAATCAAAATgtgttataataattataatcataacgataataataataaaattacctGTGGCAGCTGCAGGCCTGTACCTCTACCTGCTTGTCTGTACTTCACAACCTGTCCACATGCTCAATACAGTCTTGATTTGCACATGAGGCAtctttaattttacacaaacaGCTAGCTAACTGCACAAAATAAAGCAGAGAAACTTACATAAACACCCACAAGAGCTTGCACCGCTAAACAAAGACATAAAAGACAGAAATCCATGTCCTCTCCAGAGGGATTTCTCTCAGGGTCTCCTCCAGCTGTATTCAGGCAGTGGGCCTTCATGTGTGCCTGGCTTTGGAAGGAGACGCAGGGGGttggattgttttttttgtttgtttatttttattttctggttATTTATATACAAAACTGCTTTCGACAAAATGACCTAATCCAGTTTTAATTCTACATTGAAAGAGCAAGTTCAGCATGTGATTAAAGATACATGTACCTGTAAAAGTGTACAATATATCGTCTCTCAGaacaaaaatgtattcaatCAGTATGTCTTATGTCTGCAAAAATGTCTGGAGAGCTGAAAGTACAATCCTTTTCAGAAGTTTAGGTTTAACTTCTTTTGGTGATTTAGCACACCACCTACAGGGACAAAATTAAAGCAGATATTTGTGCAAAAAAATCAATGTATTTGCTGAATATAATACtggaaaacaacacattttacagTCATTTTTCATTTAAGACCAAGTGTTAAGTCAAAATACACCAAGTTTAGGTTTAGTAGAAAATTCAGTTGTCCAGTTTTGAATCACTTCACAAGATTCTGTTGAATTTCTACGTGAGATGAAAAATCTTCAGGTCTTTAATGCACAAATGATATAAAATAGGATTTGTGTGGGTGTTATTTCACAAAAATTATTATGATTcagtttttttacagttttattatGATAGCATTCAGTTTTCAAATTGTGCcatatataattgtatatttcatTTTGTTATTACATATAACACAAGTCCCAGAATCCCCATtccaaaagaaacaaataacaacaataaatgtTAACAAACTATGATTAATACAGAATGATTTTTGTTTAGCATTAATAACAGCAATTGGCTAAATCCAGATAGACAAGATAAAATATGCTCTGACCCAATATGCAGTTGGTACTGACAGGTTGTAGTGATATGCAGAGACATAATCACAACTTGCTTAGAAAATATGTCCACTACTCATTAGgatcttttaaaaaatacatattaaggATGGTCAGTGAATCATTTTATTAGAACAGCTGGTAAATAAGCAAAGCTGGAAATCATCATCACTCCCCTGGAGTAAGCACGTCTTTGTGTAGGATTAGACTGTGATAAAATGGCAATCATTTTGGATAAATGTTCTTATTGGGTGAGGAGGATGCTGTCAGTTTTGTAGGTCAGTGGCTAAGTGAATGCAGGAGGAATTCAATGGGTTTTATCTAaaagttattgttgttgttgttgttgttattattattattatatatttatgttgttatttttaCTTACATTTGGCTCTTTTAACAAATACACCCATAATTCATTCTTCAGCCTCTTTTTACCATAAGAATTAAACAGGATGGGTCTttaactgtgcctttaagactggaaatacctctgttctgattggctgacccATATTCTGGGCAGTGAAAGCAGAAACACTTCGGTGAACCCAAGGAGCTACTGTGGGCTGAAAAGGTGgttatatgtatattatatgtttttgtttatgttttctttttacattttttatgacATTCCAAAAATGaagatttttgtgtttttgcatgCTATATTAAACGCTTTTTTCattatataagccttttaagTTAATAAAATGTTGATAAACATAGGCTGTCATATCCCACATCTGATTATATCCACAAACTAACAAAGCCTCTTCTACTTGCAGCTCTCTTATTGGATATTATGACAGTGGCAGGGATACAGAAGTTGGTCAAGCGCAAAGGCCCCTATGAGATGTCACCTAGTTTCCTGGACTACATCGCCATGGATGTGTACTCGTTCCCTGCAGCTCATGCCAGCCGGGCAGTAATGGTGGCCAAGTTCCTACTGGCCCACTTGGTGCTGGCGGTCCCTCTGCGAATCCTGCTGGTTCTGTGGGCTGTGCTGGTGGGCATGTCTCGTGTCCTGCTGGGACGACACCACCTTTCAGACGTGGGATGTGGCTTCGCTCTGGGATTTCTCCATTACACCCTGGTGGAGATGGTATGGTTGCCATCCAGCACTTGTCAGACTCTCATCTCCATCAGCACGCTCAACTGGAGCCCCTTTTATTGATCACTGCAGCCTCTAGAACTTCTAAACAAGAATCGAAACCTCTCTGCTCACTGTGGAGTGGAAAGCATGAGCACATATTCTGAGAGAAACTAAAGTCTTAGGGAAAGGTGGTTGGTAACTAGTTACATTAACTTAAGTATACATGCTTTCACATAGTATTATTCTGACGGATTTGTACTTTCCCAAGTTTTTTTGTGCTAATATTTTTACTTAAGTATATAAGTAGGTAAAGGAATCTACTTTTTGCTCTATTACATTTTAGTCATTAAAATTTATTCTATTGCTCAAAAGCATCTACACATGCACATAAACTCCTCAGGGCCTGTGCCAAACATCAACAATGGGGTGTAAAGTCCCCAACATTGAAGTACATAGCAGTGATGGAGCTTTAAGGGAACTGtgtttgtggatctggagcttTAAAGGAGTGGCacttgtgatccagaacaaatAACCGAAATCAGTTCCTGaccttatttgtgtgtatgtggctacaaaaacaataaatcctCCAAAGGAGAAAAACAGAATTAATACTCTTAGATTTCAAAGCCACCCTTAGAAGCAAAGCCTATGCAGTGTATTTTACTACTGCACAGTGTTTAAAGCCAAAAAAAGTCCATGTAACATGTACAGAGTACAGTAGGTAGACTGATTTGATTTGCATTAAACCGCTATGAGTGAGTGAACATTGCTCAGGGATATTTGTAACAGtaacatattaaaatattttgaaattgaATACCCTTTGtctaagaaaaataaatacccCACAGATATCAATACTAATCCAGGAACTGAAGTTTCCTTATATATATCCTGTGAACTCACATCATTTCCATGTCAGACAAACTTGCTCCACCTCCATCCCATCTCCaccatttttcttgttttcaccTATCCAACGTTGGGTTTGGCTTTCTACACATTCTGAAGCCACCCACAAATATATCTGAGTTCACCTCTCCCTGTCAGCCATTACGAGCCTAGTCCTTACTAGCAAAATGCATATATGCTGTACAAATGACCTTGCTTCAGGAGGCCCACGCAAATGTCTGAAATACTACAGAAAGAAGCAtcatcttatttttatttaatggatattcattcattcattcattatctgtaagcgcttatccaattcagggtcgcggtgggtccagagcatccggaggaaacccacacggacacggggagaacacaccaactattTAATGGATATACAATGCATAAAACAACATAGACAGCACTTTAATAACTATTCAGAGAATCAGTATGTTGTTCAGTTTCAAACATGCCATTTGTACTATGACTGTTTGCCTGAGCTGTGAAAATGAATTAGACACTCTTATAGAcctatttttataaaataattaactaTTAAAAGGTGCAGTATGTAATGTACACTAGGGCTGCACAATATTGTATTGGATGAATAAGTGTACAATATGCAGGTGAGTCTCTGTCCTATCACTGTTTAATTGCATATATTGCACTAAAAGTAATAACTAAAATTAAATTACTGCCTTAAagaggaattttttttatatatttttcaaaatgtctgcaCAACTAAACAAAGTGACGTGGTCGTGAGAGGAAGCATTTAATGCCTCTGCAAATGCCTCACATGAAGTTGATATATGAAAACATCTGAGAATTTTTATTGCAGTTGTTTCTGGCCTATAACATAGTATAACATAGCTATAGATGCATTTATAGCTGGTAAAATTAAGACAAAACATTTGCTcaaaagaaaattatttttaaatgacaactgttttatctataaatatatgcaaaatCTCAGAACATGCATAAATATTCATTGGCTATATGTATTAGGTAGATACATAATCTGATGTCCTCTGATGTCTATCAGTACcactatataaaaaaatctaTGTTCTGTATGCTGCATCAAATCAAACCATAAATCATAATTCAGAATTTCTTATCTTCATTTTTTCGCTTtaccctttattttttttattctgtaaacGTGACCTTTTCATTGCTGTAAGATAATTAGCTCCATTTGGATATACCTTGTTGAAACCCCCAGTATCATTCAGCACTGCCTATACTTATAATTGCAGAAGACAGCTAAATctaagtgtgtctgtgtgtgtgtgtgtgagagagagagagagagagagagagaaagagagagagagtgaaagagagagagagagagagagagagagagaaactagctttaaatacttcatttttaaaatgtaagtaaACATTGGTATAATCTCAGTATGAATTAATGATATTTTTAGTTTGGAATAAAATCCTGACggtcaaacaaaaaaaagctttttgaaTATCTTTGTGAATAAAGATATTTGTTATTAACTTGttgtgaatttttatttatttatttatttttctttttttgatgtagggggggggggcggaGTCGAAAATTAAGATGGTATGTTTCCTTTACAACATACTCTATTTTATAAAACCACtctgaattattatttatatctcAGTGACTGAATTTTACAGGAATCTCTGGAAAATGTGtagaatttttattattataaaacatcTCTAATTCTGCTCCTGTACTGCACTTTTCACTCTTATAACAAAGACTTATTGTTGGCTTTTAACATGTATTagttcatgtgcagctacaCAAAAAGTGCAAGAAATTACTCCACTGACACTCAATGACTACACTGACTGGGCTGCTGAACATTTCACCAGCTGTCTTTGTCAGTTTGTATCCCCTCTTGCATTCATGGTGATCATATAACTCTGCTAGAGTTAGCCCCTGACTCAGCAGGCTATAAATACAAAGAGTCGGGCAGTAGGGCATGCCATGATCTTTTCTGACTTTCAGTTCTGGTCACTGCAGATTGACAGAGCTGAAATCATTACTGACAGAAATCATTAGAGGATACTGAAGTATCAAAAGCTCATGTCATGGTTTCAAAAGTCACATAAAAATATCATTACTAAGTGTTTCCTATAAGCAATAATCTGAATATATAGATATTTATAAaattgaaaaatgttttaagatCTTAACAAAAAGACTAATGTCACTGCACTGGTTCACAACAGTggtttttcattattaattaattgtaaattAATTGGTTGTATTACAGGAAGCTatgttaatttaattattaatgtagCCTATTCAAAGATTGTCCATGTGTGAATGCAtggtgccctgtgatagactggcACTCAGTTCAGAGAGTGCCTGCCTTCTgtccattgattccaggtaggctcctcaaccaccacgaccctaaacacaataaagcatttacagaaaatgaatgattgaaagAATATTCAGCAATGTTCATTAAATTTACAAAGTTACTTCCAAAACATAAATCCCCTAAACCCATTAAAGAGGCTGAACTCCACACCTCCACATTCATTagttttattcatgtttatgtGATTTGATTCCTTAGGGATTTGACATAAGAAACCTGTCTGAATcctgcagtttcaaagtggaaatgctcagcTATGGGAGTGGCTGCTTATTACTATTATATACTGTGGTATAATTGGTGTGAATAAATATGTATGGCCCCCTATCTGATTAAGTAATAATTAACCCATGCAAAAAAGGCTGGAAAAAGCAGTGCCTCTCTCTGGGGTTATTGAGATTAGCAGCATGCAGCTTTGAGTCTAAATTCAgagttatatttaaaaaataatcacctGTTGATAGTaacctaaataaaatgtgtacattaaacctaaaatgtatataatcggtcatttaaaaaaattctaaCAGTTctctctcacaaaaaaaaataaaataaaatgctgcgTCCCAAACCCCACAGTGCCCTACTGCTCAGCGTGTCCCTGCTCTTCCAATAGGACCGCAGCCGCTAGTGTAGGGGGCGTACTGCATCAGTTTGTGGATTTGAACACGACCAAAGTCTCACTCTACTGCCACGTGCTTGACGTCTGATTTACGTAATTTTCGTATTTCCGTGTGTAGCGTAGGGATTAATCGAGGCACCAAAGTCTAGTTAAACAAGTACATTGTGGACTAGTGAATAATCCGAAATACATCGCTCTTTTATCAGTTTTTCTGAGATATTAACACTGTTATAAATCTAAAGAGACATGGCGGAGAGTGACTGGGACACCGTGACTGTTCTGAGGAAGAAGGGATCCGCCGCTCAGTCCAAATCTAAACAGGTCCATACTGAGCTACAACAGCTTCTGTAACAATTTCTTTTAACACTTAACGATTAAATATTTCTTTCTGTATTTGCATCTGTTTTTCCCTTGTTGGTGTGTCTGCGGTGATTATAGCTTCTCTATGCGAGATATGtttcatttaatattaaatacagcCTTCGGGAACGTTAACGTTACATTCTTATCCGCAAGAGTTTAGCTTTTGAGCTAACGATAACTGAACATCTGATGAAATGTGTCCCCACAGGCTGTAACTGCCGCCCAGAGACGAGGAGAAGAAGTCGAGACCACAAAGAAGTGTAAGACGTGTTTTTGTTGATGCTGGGTACTTGATGCAAAGTGAAATGATTTAGAACTTAGAAAGTTTGAAAGTATAGACTTGTAAAATCAGAACTTTCTACAAAGGTCTGGAAGTATCACTGAACTCCTGGGAAAGTTTAAAGCCAGCAGGCTAACTTCCGTCAGCACTAAGGTTGTTTATGTTGTGGCTGAACGTTTTGCCAAAAGCTATTTCTCAAagatatgtttttattatttctttttagaatGTGTTTATTACGTTTCTACTATATAGTTATTATAATCtgagtaaaatattaataacaggGTAATcatgtatttaaaatttttgACTTTTGATCCCCACTTTGAGACATAATGATTTCTAGATATtacttatatttaattaaatgtagtaAGAGCTTATTTAgaggttaatttttttttcttggaagaATGTTTAATAGATTGCTGCCATTTTAATTATAACTttctgaataaaaaaagaatatgaACCCAGAAAATGATagtttagattagattagattcaactttattgtcattgtgcagagtacaagtacagggccaatgaaatgtagttagcatcgaaccagaagtgcaatatataacattatttacataatttacataaagtgcagttgtgatataaCATTGTAATTATGGAAGttgtaaccatatatacatattgaaatataaaacatgtaaaccaagtaacattgtgtagatgatgcattatgtactgaaggatgaatgaaatacaactttacagaaggtgcagtgaaatgattgtgcaatgtttatttaaagtgcctgaatagtgttcatcagGATAACAGTCTCAGGGAAAAAAATTTTTTACGAAGCCTGTTAGTGCGGGAACGGAGGCTCCTGTAACATCTGCCAGATGGTAAGgggctgaaaagtccatgatttgggtgggtgaCGTCCTGACGAtatttcttgccctgcccaggcagcgtttgtGGTAGATGTCCTTGATGGTAGGTAATTCAGTGCCTATGATgcgctgtgctgtttttaccacCCGCTGGAGAGCTTTGCTGTCTGCATCACAGCAACTGCTGTACCATACAGCCGATGGTACAGCGGTAAAAGTGAGCTTTCTTCAGACtccaaagaaatatatatattatatatatttattcatttatctgtaaccacttcatcctgatgagGATcacaatgggtccagagcctgctggcaatcacaaagcaggaacacacaccgaacagggtgccagtccatcacacagcGTCACACACCCaatcagtctcacacacacacatacacaccagtggacaattttgTAGAGCCAGTTCATTTGACAAACACTAATAAAATTTCCTTCGCGAAAACAATTTATAGTTAAGAGGTTACTAGCTTGACTTCTCAGGGAAGGTGTTCTTAAATTAGGGGTTTCCCTTTAATCTCTACTGCAACACCCACGaaacatgcacacgcacacacatatgcagTATCCGCTTTTTATCCACTTACAATGCTAATTCAACTCAGGATATTAAAAACAGTTCACAAGCCAGCCTATGTAAACACCTCTGAATATATTTCAGACAGTTGTACAATGACCAAGGCTTGCCCACAAGCAGCAAACAGTAGACAGAGCTTTGTGCACACACTTCAGCCTGAGATACTGAAATCACAAACTCATCCTTCCAGTTACCAGCACCTTCACTAATGAATCAACATTATTCTGTTCCATAGACACAATATTGTATGAATAAGCATCACAAAGTGATAACTATCAGTAGTAGGAATGTGTGCCTCAAGTGTATTGCATTCATTATAGAcaacaaaggggaaaaaatcttgcacataccatttgacatgtTCATAACAACACAATCCGGACATTTAAGAAGTAATAAATGCTCCATCAAGATATTGCTAATGCTTCCCCAATGCTAATTTACACAAATGCATTTGGGTTAATGGGATATTAAAATAAGCTGAAAAGCTCAGTGCACCCATTAGCTGACTCAGATCACCTGTGTCGGCTGAGTCTGCCAATGTCCCAACTGTGCGGGTGGCTTGAACTGAGGACTGCTTGGAGG
This window of the Hoplias malabaricus isolate fHopMal1 chromosome Y, fHopMal1.hap1, whole genome shotgun sequence genome carries:
- the LOC136679649 gene encoding inactive phospholipid phosphatase 7-like isoform X1, with protein sequence MPTSQSRSRARNVLNRPEFMSLHHQPVRATETRSSTRRPSYKGQGQVQGGEAQQDAAENCRERKEFPEEDCMQLNPSFKGIAINSLLAIDISLSKRLGVCARTTSSWGSMRAVVNLLALTGHGIPWIFGTIVCLTRSNTLAGQEVLVNLLLSYPTSDYIHKLTKPLLLAALLLDIMTVAGIQKLVKRKGPYEMSPSFLDYIAMDVYSFPAAHASRAVMVAKFLLAHLVLAVPLRILLVLWAVLVGMSRVLLGRHHLSDVGCGFALGFLHYTLVEMVWLPSSTCQTLISISTLNWSPFY